Genomic segment of Prionailurus viverrinus isolate Anna chromosome B4, UM_Priviv_1.0, whole genome shotgun sequence:
AAGAGAAGTAATGGGATACACTCCTATCCATGGGATTCAAAGGAATTATCATCACCTCGTCAGACAGAATCAGGTGAACTCATGGAATGGTAGAATCACTTATTGAAGACTCCGTTTTCGGATATAACTGTCTGTCAGCACTTTACACAGTTGGGTTATTGTCTCTAGGATATTGTATTTATACTGCATTAGCAAATAATACATGAGGTTATTTATCTCATAATGTGACTATTGGCCCAAGTACCGTGGGTCAATGTTGGAATGTCAACTACCACTCTAAAACCTGTTaacccacttttttttccttgctgcccCTACGACATTGGATTTTGCTGAGTTATTATACTTACTACTCAACAGAGGGCTAATTTTACTGGGGGTCACAGCAATTGCTCCTGTCTCCTGGGTATTCATTTCACTGAACAGACAGGTAAACAAAATGCTTTGTATACTTTTGGGTACTGATAGTGATTAGCAAAAGATATTAAtagaaaagagaggaggaggtATAGCAGTAATTAAGGAATTTTCCAGGATGTATTCTAGCACCAACATGCCTGATGGTAAATATTAATGAACAAGTATGGTATGCTTTTGTACTTTTAATTGTCAATTATCAATGACAGAATATAGCTAAAGAATAAATATGGAGAGTTTtaagtgaaaaggaaattaaCTTTATGATTAGGAATACAAGTATCTCTAAATACTATTTCATAATACAATATTTACTTTGGTATATATGTCAGTTTGCCTATGACAAGTTTTGCTGTAATGATAAATTGAAATGCTTCTTTTTCAGTGAAGTTACACAGATTGAGAGATCATTTTGGTCCCTCCCAAAGGATTCacaccacaaaaaaggaaaagagaaaaaacaaatgctttatgtattttgactcCTACTAAGTTTAggctcttctttttcctctccttttttctttcttttctttctctgtctttcttctcttccctaccCCCAAATCTAGAGCATCTGTGTTCCTCATGGAGCTTGACTCTGGCACCTAGGTACTTTAATAACGTACTTATACTTCCTTCTCTCCCAGGAGAACTATCTCTCAGAAGATTAGAGAAACCTCAATGGTGTAATTATTTGAAAAAGTTATACTGTTAGGCCAAAACAAAAGGCAGGATGGATAACTGGTGCTGATATTCTGGTAGATTATCGGAGATTCCAGATGGCTCAGGGCCTCTTACATATCCAAGACAATCCACTTCACTTCTTTAAAAGGACTCAACATCCAAGAATGAAGGACTGAATATCCTGTGGATTGATCCCTTGGGTTCACTTTGCAAAACCATAGACTGTAATTTACGAATCTGTTTCAGTCTTAGcaaagtatcatttaaaaaattcaccttGTGTCTCTTCTACAAAGGACCACAGCATTTTCCAAGAAGTCAACTGCTTAAGGAAAGTACAGTTGTTAAATAGAGAAATAAGGGGAATTATTCCGATTTCTCTATGGGAAGAACTAAATCTGGATACTAAGCATGCATTTGGAATTTCTTTGCAGGGGGAGgattcattttatcctcacataCTGATTATTTAGTACTTGTAGCACAGTCATTAATTAACTTCAtgcttctaaaattaaaacaatagcaaGAGGAAAACATTGGaattctgctgcttcattttcaGGATCTGAAAAATTACCCAACCATATAAGGTAAGAGTACATCTTAAAACATGAGAGTTTTAAGTCTCAAACTGACTACTTGTTTATTGTCTACTCCCTTTTCCAGATATAAATGTCTTTAGGCATAACCTTATTAACATTAGAATAAGTTCAATAGGAATAAATCTGGATGATTAAAATGACATATCTTCTTACCACTAGTAAAGAttagaggaaataataaaatatatgattaaaaaatatttcatgatgaCTTCAGGCTTTCTTCTCGCTATTTAAGTAAGTATCTTATGTCTCCTCAGAACCTAAGTgttatctatttaaaattttgctcCTTTATAATACAATTACTTGCATATTTAAGTTTCGGTGGAGGTGgtgaataatgaaaatataacaggGAGACACCATACCACTTTTCTTCAGTGATCTCTTTCTGGGGCAAAATATTATACTTCTATcagatttctttattcttttaaaactgttaacagtttctctgattctttccccCAACATAGAATGGTTTATTCCAAAAAAGTccatatacatattatttattttcaacctaATTAGTGCCTATTATTTGGTGTGTATTGTTGGATTGAACACAGAAAGATATGATAAATGATAATGGTTAATATCTGTCAAGTGTTTATTCTGTGATAAATGATATTCAGTTATTTATGTGCATTAtcctgtttttaactttatttatttattttgggcacctgggtggctcagttagttaagcaactgacatttgatctcagctgaggtcatgatctcatggtttgtgaatctgagcccccttcaggctctatgctgacagcatgaagtctgcttgggattttctctttctccctctctctttatgcctctcctcccttgctctctttctctctataaaatataagtaaacatttaaagtgaggtttatttatttattttgagagtgagggagagagagaaccccaagcatgctgcatgctgtcagcgcagagactgaagcagagctcgaactcataatccatgagatcatgacctgagctgagatcaagggtcagtcgcttaaccagctgagccacccaggtgcctcttatgTGCATGGTCTAAGTATATACCCCCAAGAAAACTTGGTAGTTATGTTGTTTTATCCCTGCTCTATGTTGAGGATACACTGGTATAGTAACTTGCCATATAATTACATCAGTAACTTAAAGAACATAAGGAGGTTGTacaggaaacaaataaattacataagTCACTTAGTCCAAGGTCCCAGTTAGTAAATGTGAGAAGCAGCACTGGCTGTTCCCTTACTTAAATCTAAACCCATGCTAACCACCTCAGTATTTCAAAGTCCTCAAGTTTTTCTGAGTCTGCATGTTCAAATATCATGCAGTATATACCTATATAAGAAATATTGACTGCTATTTGCCAGACACAGAACACTGTACTGAATTTATGGAGGACAGCTTGAAGTTTGATCTTAAGGAAGAActtatgaatatttaatatgcatattAAAAGTGGTGATCATAGCTACCATCCTTGGGAGCATGATCTATGCAGAAGTGTCTTAACCTAGGTTGAAAATTGGAGAATTTATTTTGGAGATAAGAAACTTTAACTGAATTCTGAGGTACAAATAGAAGTAAGTCACCTAAAGGAACCAGAAGGGCTTATTATAAAAGGTGGTATcctaaaggacctgaatgtgagacaggaaaccatcaaaaccctagaggagaaagcaggaaaagacctctctgacctcagccgtagcaatctcttactcgacacatccccaaaggcaagggaattaaaagcaaaagtgaattactagGACCTTAtgaggataaaaagcttctgcacagcaaaggaaacaaccaacaaaactaaaaggcaaccaacggaatgggaaaagatatttgcaaatgacatattggacaaagggatagtatccaaaatctataaagagctcaccaaactccacacccgaaaaacaaataacccagtgaagaactgggcagaaaacatgaatagacacttctctaaagaagacatccagatggccaacaggcacatgaaaagatgctcaacgtcgctcctcatcagggaaatacaaatcaaaaccacactcagatatcacctcacgccagtcagagtggccaaaatgaacaaatcaggagattatagatgctggagaggatgtggagaaatgggaaccctcttgcactgttggtgggaatgcaaattggtgcagccactctggaaaacagagggaggttcctcagaaaattaaaaatagacctaccctatgacccagccatagcactgctaggaatttacccaagggatacaggagtactgatgcataggggcacttgtaccccaatgtttatagcagcactctcaacaatagccaaattatggaaagagcctaaatgtccatcaactgatgaatggataaagaaattgtggtttatatacacaatggagtactacgtgacaatgagaaagaatgaaatatggccctttgtagcaacgtggatggaactggagagtgtgatgctaagtgaaataagccatacagagaaagagagataccatatgtttttactcttatgtggatcctgagaaacttaacagaaacccatgggggaggggaaggaaaaaaaaagaggttagagtgggagagagagccaaagcataagagactcttaaaagctgagaacaaactgagggttgatggggggtgggagggaggagagggttggtgatgggtattgaggagggcatcttttgggatgagcactgggtgttgtatggaaaccaatttgacaataaattttatattggaaaaaaaaaaaggtggtatcCTGCAGTGAATGAGAATGGAGGGATTCTGGAGCCAAGTTTTTACTCTACAAATTCGGATTCTGACACCAGTAGGTGGTATCAACAGacttaatttctctgtatttcaatTTCCCCTTCTGGAATGTAATAGTACGCACCTCATATTATTGTTATGTGGATTAAATGAGCTactaaaaaacatttagaaaagtggCTGgcacactctggaaaacagtatggaggttcctcaaaaaattaaatatagaattaccctattagccagcaattgcactactaggtatttatccaaaggatagtggtgtgctgtttcgaaggcccacatgcaccccaatgtttatagcagcactatcaacaatagccaaagtatggaaagagcccaaatgtccactgatagatgaatgaataaagaagatgtcgtatacacacacacacacacacacacacacacacacacacacatatgcacacaatggagtattactcggcaatcaaaaagaaagaaatcttgctatttgcaaccacgtggatggaactagagggtaatatgctaagcaaaattattcagtgagagaaatacaaatatcatatgacttcactcatgtgaggactttaagatataaaacaaatgaacgtaaggaaaggaaggaaaagtaatataaaaacagggagagggacaaaacataagagactcttaaatatggagaacaaacagagggttactttgtgggaggggggatgagctaaatgggcaaggggcattaaggaatctactcctgaaatcattgttgcactatatggtaactaacttgggtgggtaaattaaaaattttttttaaattaaaaaaaaagaaaaaaaagtggctgGCATATCAAAAGTGCacctttattgttgttgttgttgttgttatttaggCAGAACCAAGCACATGGAACCCTCAGAAGATGGAAAATGTTACCATATTTTTACTACAAGCAGTTCAAATCCTCTGTTGAGCTGTCTTGTAAATGGCAGTTAAAAGTGTGACAGCTATGAAAGTCATATCCAGGGTAAAGAAGAATGCAGTCAACAATCCCTCATATGtatctttcagtatttttctctAAAGTAACTCTTCCATGTAGACTACCTGGAAGCCTCTTCTTAAAAAATTGTAAACTGCAAGCTGAGTTAACACAGGGAAATTTACTTTATGGAAAGACTATGGATACCCATCTGGGAGAGACATCTTAGCACGTGAGTCCCGATAATACTTGTGTTTATTTGTGCACAACTTTGATCTTAGTGAGTAAATGACTTATATCGGAATTCAAAGTTTCCATTACTTATGAAAAGTATTTGCACATCTTAAGTATTTGCACATCTTTTATTTAAGGTCAGTCACTTTATTTAGATCTGTTTACAGTAATATGAGTTAAGGCCTCAAAGTTAAGATTTCCTAAAAGAGACTACTAAATCCCCTCACATCTACAAATGCAGACACTGTAATTCCTTCCCAAATGTCAACTATTAAATTATTTGTGGTCTCTTAGAATCATCTCTTTATGACAAtgaatttattgaataaataatgaatcaGAAACACACAGAAGTGATGCTTGCAAATGTGAAAGCCACTTAAGAAATATTGTGAAAGCCACAATAAGAATAGTGTTTGGACAATAGCTTTGCAATCCTAAATCTGCAATGGTCAAGGGCTATGTTCAAAGCCcagagttcatttatttttccttgtaccTCTCAGCAGGTTTCTACCATGGGTGACAGAGGAATAGACAATCACTCAGAAGTGACTGACTTCATCCTTGTAGGCTTCAGGGTCGACCCAGAGCTCCGCATTCTCCTCTTCCTGATCTTTCTCCTTGTGTATGCCATGATCCTTCTGGGTAATGTTGGGATGATGACCATTATTATGACCGATCCCCGGCTGAACAcacccatgtatttcttcctagGCAATCTGTccttcattgatctcttctattcATCTGTTATTGCACCCAAGGCCATGATCAACTTCTGGTCTGAGAGCAAGTCCATCTCCTTTGCAGGTTGTGTGACCcagctctttctctttgccctcttCATCGTGGCAGAGGGATTTCTCCTGGCagccatggcctatgaccgcttcATTGCCATCTGCAACCCACTCCTCTACTCTGCCCAGATGTCAACACGTCTTTGCATTCAGTTGGTGGCTGGTTCCTATTTATGTGGCTGCATCAGCTCGGTTCTTCAGACCAGTATGACATTTACTCTGTCCTTTTGTGGTTCTCGGGCCATTGACCACTTTTACTGTGACACTCGCCCACTTCAGAGGATATCTTGTTCTGACCTCGTTATCTCTAgaatcatttccttttccttatccAGCATCATCATCTTGCCTACCatcatagttattattatttcttacttGTATATTGTGTCCACAGTTCTCAAGATACGCTCCTCTGAGGGACGTAAGAAAGCGTTTTCCACTTGCAGCTCACACCTGGGAGTCGTGAGTGTGCTGTACGGTGCTGTGTTTTTTATGTATCTCACTCCTGACAGATTTCCTGAGCTGAGTAAAGTGGCCTCGTTGTGTTACACCCTAGTCACTCCCATGTTGAATCCTTTGATTTACTCCCTGAGAAACAAAGATGTCAAAGAAGCTCTAAAAAAACTTCTAgagaagaaaaatcctaaaatttgattattatttttttcctccattgatTTTGTGGTTATTTCTTTCATACTCCTTGTATCCATTAATGAAAGTTATTCCATTAAACATCATAAATATATTATCAGAAGCTTTTTTCTGGTGAGGTACCTGGAACATTGTTCATCTTGAACGTCTCAGATATCAGAGATGTCCTGGATATTAGAGAAGCATTTTTCATGATAAACCTTCCCACTATCTCAAATAACATTCTGTTTCACAGAATTGATTTGTATTTGCTTAATGGCTTGCTGCTGAGCACAAATTTTATAGTTAATATAGTGTATAAACAATGTTTTGTGACCTCTTTGTTTTGGAAGGTCTCCTTGCTACATAACATAATCACTAATATTGACAAGAATGttcaacttattttaaaaaataatgttttcaatttaTATAGCTACCTTGTTTTAGCATGTTATGTAGttattgaattttcattttgaatcaaATATCTGATATGTGTTATATCAAGgggaagtaataataataaaacaaataatgagtAATCCTTGCTATAATgattaatttagaaatttttatatCACATGATCTGACATTGTAGAGTGTTCTGAGACATTGCTAGTTGTTAATTCCTAAAATAAAGAACCAAAATTGTACATAGAGACctgcaaatatttttgagcaatCATTGCCTCAATTTGGGTTATCATGCATTGTTTTCCTGGGTTAATTATTgtgaagaatatttaataaaggtATAGAGCAAGTTTAGCATTAACATAGCTTATTGTCCAAAATTTACTCATCTATgcttatgaatatttatatatttgattaaTTTATTGACAGTGTAATATGTCTTGTGGTAGGCTCAGGTATAAACAACGTTATTCTTTAGGGAGCTTACAATTCAGTGTGAGAATCACATCCTTGCGTGCACAAGCAATCCAAATCCATAGATTTTTATGCCAAAGATAAACATACAGATTTCAAAGTGGGGTGCCTGACAGTGTGTCCCGGCAATCAGAGAAAGTCTTTATGCTGTATTGAAGATCTATTTAAAGGGAATAAGATTGGAGCCAGTATACTACTGTATCAATCATGTTGTTGATGTGGGCTTGAAGTATACCAACGTAATTGAAAGAAAGGTGATTTGAAAAATTGTAGGTTAGACACACGGAACTAATTACCTGCTTAGTGTGAGGGGAGTACACCAAAGAGGTGTGTCTCACCATTTTTGGTCTTGTATGATGTGTTAAAGTTAAGGAACTCTTAGCAAACTAGGAGTAGAGGGGCATTTCTTTAACTTGAAAAGGAACATCTATAAAAGCCTACAGGTGAGATTATATTTAATGGTGATGAAATAGAAGCTTTCGCACTAAGATAGGCATAAGGCAAGAATGTCCTCCCTCAGCACATCTCTTCAGCACCCTTTTGGGTGTCTTAGGTAATgtcatagaaaaagaagaaatgaaagtataATGGGATGAATGATGTCTCTCCAAACTcacatgttgaaaccctaaccccatAGTACCTCGGTATGTGAGTATGTTTGAAGAATGAGCCTTCAAGGAAGTAATCTAAATAAGGCTGTTACAGCTGGGTTCTAATACAGTGTGGCTGGTgtgtttataagaaaatattaggaCACACAGAGAGATGCTAGAGGTGCATATGCACTCAGAGACGACCGTGTGAAGAGGGAGCAAGAGGGCAGACATCTGCAAGTCAAGGACAGGAGCCTCAGATGTTTACTTACGGCACCCTGATTCTGAGCTTCCAGTCTtcagaactgggagaaaaaaatttggCAGTTAGGGCACCccgtctgtggtattttattatggcagccctagcaaaatACTATAAAGCATTATACACaatgaaaggaagaataaatcaATCTTTGTTCACAGGTGactgtagaaaatctgaaagaattgcCCGAACACCCTCCTAAAACTAATAGGAAATAAAGAAGTGTTGCAGGGTACATGGTTACTATTCAAAAGTTAATTGCTTTCTATACGAGCAATTAGAATTTATGCAATGAGCAGGtagaatttagaattaaaaacacaatgctaTTTATGTTATCA
This window contains:
- the LOC125170964 gene encoding olfactory receptor 9K2, which codes for MGDRGIDNHSEVTDFILVGFRVDPELRILLFLIFLLVYAMILLGNVGMMTIIMTDPRLNTPMYFFLGNLSFIDLFYSSVIAPKAMINFWSESKSISFAGCVTQLFLFALFIVAEGFLLAAMAYDRFIAICNPLLYSAQMSTRLCIQLVAGSYLCGCISSVLQTSMTFTLSFCGSRAIDHFYCDTRPLQRISCSDLVISRIISFSLSSIIILPTIIVIIISYLYIVSTVLKIRSSEGRKKAFSTCSSHLGVVSVLYGAVFFMYLTPDRFPELSKVASLCYTLVTPMLNPLIYSLRNKDVKEALKKLLEKKNPKI